CCCTCACATTCAGTTCCGAATCTCCAAGTTTACGATCAAAACGCAGTGATGTCTCGTCTCCTTCAAGCAACAACTATCCAATTCAGCAGATGAATTTCCCGATTCCTGGGCAGCACTACACTACGGTCCTTCCAACTGATTTGCCATCCCCAGTCAACACCACTGGAGATTATCAGGGGGAATTCATCGAGGGGTGGACCTCTGCGCAAGGAAGATCATCCACAATGAGCTCGCCAACCCGCGGTCGCGGCAGTATTGGCTCTCAGCCGCCACATCCATCTATCGCTGCGATAGAGTCAAGCTCTCCACCTGGGCCACGTGAGACCATCTTGGACAGAGCGTTTCAGATGCGATGCATTCCTGGCTCAGAGCGAGAGGTGCCTGGcgaggagaagttgagctcGCTAGCTCGATTTGATGCATTGATGCGAGAAGCTGACGACAAAATGAAACAGAGGGCAGAGGCCGAACGAGCCCAACAATTAGCAATGCGCAGTGCTTTCGAAGCCTCTGACAGTTCTAGccaggatgatgatagcgaTTCGGACGATTTAGATGAGGATGCGTATGGAGGGGTCCCTGATCGACGAGGTCCGGCCTTGATACCTTCGACAACACAGAGGGCATTGCAGTTCATTGCTGATCGTCGTGACCCAGCACCGTTATCGCCATCCAGCCGTTCTTCAGTATCGAGGACTCCGATAATACCCCAGCCACCTCCTATACGACCGCACACTGCACATGCTAAAACGAGGCCGAACCCCACACAGAGGACCAACAGCACCCCTCAAATGATTGCCAACATGGCCAGGCTGGAATTGACTGCACCCCCAAGCATGGTGTCTGATGATTCCTCATTGAGATCGAACGGAGACAAGCGTCTCTCTACTTCAAGCACCGCTACTAAAAGGTTGAGTTTCACCGAATTTACCAAAAGACTATCGAGCACCAGTAGCTTACTGTTCGTCCAGACGAACGCTAGTGGGAGGAGTTCCCGGAGAAGCAGCGAGGTCGACCTCCAGCCCTCGCCCCTACCATGTGGGACACTAAATCCAGAAAGAATTGTAGTGCCCATGCGAGACCGAGATCGAGACCAAAACTCTGGTGATGTCACCGCCAGATGTGGATGGCGCAACAGTGTTGGCGTTGTCAGCAGAGATGGCACCTTCTTCTGAAAATGCCACTTCCAGGAAACAACAAGACCGTATACTGAGACGATCCCACAATACTGGATCCCATGACTGAAGTTCTTGGCGATTCTGGAGCGATATCTAGTTCTGAATTTTGCTGTTATGCAATTGCACATGATAAGGATATGGGCAGTTTTTGGTGCAGCATAGCTGCTTGTATGATTTTGATACCAAACGATGGCATCGTCACGACTCTTATGACGGAGATAAGGGGCTATTGGGTACGTGGCCCCAGGCGTTAACTGTTAACGGATGACTTTCTGTCTCCACAAGCATTGCTCGGTGTCTTTGGATTCTGATGGACATTGGCATCATACCAGGGTCATTCAACGGCCAAAGCATCAGCCATCTAATACATTTTTGAAACTACTTTTGACGTGATAGCATTGTGATAAATATAAAATCACTGGCAAATGGTTCTCAGGGGCTGGAGCTCAGAATTCGTCCTCACTTGATGTGGGTTCTTCGCAGTCTATTCCTATAGCTGGCTTGGGTGCTCAACTGTCATGCTTTTGTCTCGCGTGTCACCCATCAATTGTATTCGCGATCCCCCCTTCGGGTCCGGGTATTCTTCTGAAAGCTCTTTCAATATCATTCAACATCCACAAAAGGATGTCTTTAGCCCCCTTTTCATCTTCCACATGTATCGTATCACATCGCTCTAGTCTGTCTATTGAATATACTTGGCGATagcttcttgctcctcagGGCTCAATCGCTCACTGACGAAGCGCTCAATTGCGCCGCCATGTCGCTGATTGGCGCTAGCCATGTACTCCTTTACCCATTTGGTGACGTCGAGAATCTCGGGGAAATCATCCTTAGCCAATCCTCTGCAGGTGTTGAGTGCAGTAAAAGACATGCCGAagccaatgtcatcaacatctgcttCCGCAACgacctcatcgccagcgccagcagcgACAGTAGGGGGGTTAACAAGTAGTGAAAGAAGCTTGCGACAACTGTTGGCCCAGCCCTTCGCGAACTGTTGAGCAAACGCTGACGAGTCACACAGAGTCTTGGTAAGAgagacaacagcaacctttCGATCAACTGGGCGTGCAATTTTGTCTGTTTCACCAAGGACAAAAGTAGGGTAGACCTTGGTGAAAACGCCGTCTTCTACTGAGTTTGACTGCTGGATGAAGTAGTCGGCTCCATAGCCAGCCTCAAGACGAGCAGATACAAGATGGTAGAAGCGGACAAAGCGGAGTTTTAGAGACTCGGCAGGGGTTCCTTGAAGCTTCGTGTACACTAGCCTGAGAATTGTACCAAAGTAATCATTCAGGACAGCTCTATAACCAAAAATTAGATCTCAATACAAGCatgtgaagatgaaagactTACGGCTCAAAGCTCTTCACGATGGAATCCAAGATGTCAAAGGCAAGTACCTCAGACTTTTTGCCACTGAGCAGCTTCTGGAAGATTCCAAGAACGGGCGCAATTTGTCCCTCAGCCTGAATAGCCTTGGATGCCCGAGGAATGACAGCCGATAAGAGACGTGTGCACGCGGGAACGTTTCCTCGAGTCTCCCACAGTGTGGGATTTAGGAGAGGAACTAACAGGGCCTTGTAATTCTCCGAGATGGTCTCGGAGGGGCTAGATTCGAGAAGCTGCGCAAGAATCTGGAAGACATATTGCATGAATTCTGATGAGATGTTAGCAATGTTCACAAACTTGGAACTGCGTGACCTACCCGTGACATCCTCGACCAAGATTTGATGGAAGGGTCCCCACAGCTTCTCGTTGAAAAGAGCAGCATTGCTAGGGGCACAGTATCGGACAAGAGCACCAATAGCCTCGAAATGGTAATAATAGAAGCGGGGGTTGCTGGGGTTTTGCTTCATCacattggtgatgagaatgagatgggtCAACACATTGTCCAGTAGAGGGATAGCTCCGTCTTTGATAACGATCAAAATTCTCATAACACAACGCATTAAAAACTCATTCTCCTGTAGCTTGGCGGGGCTTGATTCCTTTTCAATGAGCTTGAACAGATGGCCGAGAAGATCCTTGGCGAAGGGCTCAATGTCTGCACGGGGAAACATGGGGTTGCCCAAATCGTCGGTGAGAAACAACACCCTCTCCACTGCGATAGCAGCATAAGAGTAAACGACGTAGTTGTCTGAGTTCAGGTTTTGAATCAGTGGGCCCAGAGCCACCTTCCACTGCTCTTTGGACAGCTGACTTCGGAAAGTGTACAGGTACTTAATGGCGTCGACCTTTGAGATCGGTTCAATACCTTGTGTGCTAATAAGATCTTGGGCAATGTGTTGCTCAAAAAATTCAACGACGTTGACAAGGGGGTTAACAGTCTTTACACCTTGAGCAGCAGTTACCGCACCCTTGGCAGCGATAGACAGGAAGAGATAGATAGCAGTATCCTTGGACTTCCAATCACTGCTTCCTTGAGACAAGTAGTGAGTAATATATTTGGACACCACCGTTGTCACAGGCGCTTCAAAtcgttcttgaagctttCGAAGAAAGTCGGTAGCAGATCGACGACGGGAGTCTGTATCAGACCCCTCCAGATCCCTGCGAATGAATTCAATAGGCTCGTCCTCAAAGAGCTCGATATCCGATTCGCGGAGCGCCACGTTCGGTAGAATAACCTTCTCGACAATCTGTGTCAAAACATCCTCGCTATTGAAGATTCCTGAATGTTGTGCAGACGACGCAATAGCGGTCAGGAAATGCAGGGCTTTGCTGACAATGAGGTCGTATTTGGTCTCGGGGCCTGTTGAAGACAAAAGGTTCCACGCTTTCTCAATGAAGGGCTGACAGTACTTGGAGAAATCCTCATCGTATTTGACGGtgaagagttcaaggatCTCGCAAATATCAGCCTTGACGGTATCAACTATGCTCGTCTCGGTGTCGTCATCAGTCTCCAGCAGGGGGTTGgagtaggtaaggtacttgTGAAGAAGTTCAGAGATGCTGCCGAGATTCTCCTCAAAGATAGGAGGTAGATCATGACAAGACATGTCATGGAGAATTTTGATTTGAAGGTCCAAGGCCTCGAACCAGCCATGCAGCACttccttcttgtcgttgttctCGGCAATCTTCTTATCGGTTGTCTAATGCGCCAGAAACCATGAGCACGAAGCAGACAAGAGTATTCACTCGCCATGACTTACCACGAGAAGCTGAACGAAAGCTTGTCCAAAGGTCTCAATCACATGATTGATCTCCATATAAAGTTCGTCTGTTCGAAAGAGAGGTCGCCATCTAGCAAAGATAGAATGTGCAACCTCGAGAACACCGACATTGACCTTGGGGTCAGTAGCGGAAAACCGGCTGACGAGTTCCTGCACCAAAAACCGTCAGTACATTATACAGTAACTGGCCATCAATATCGCGAGCTCACCTGGGTGAGGGTATCCCATCGTCGCCAGAAGTCAGAGTCTGCAATAACGCTGATAGCGTCACCAAGCTGGGCCTGGATATTGGGGGGGGATGAGATCATGAGGCCAATGAGGCGCTCCTTGATGActtgaacttcatcttgaggtAGCTTATAGTTGCCTTCCTCGTCCTACACGAAGTTCGCGATTTAGTATTCTGGGTAGGTTCGGTCGAGAAAAAGGCAAGACGGACCACATAGTTTGTTCGAATAAAATTCTTGAAGGCCAATGCAGCAGCGAGTCGAGTCTTCGGCGGTAGGGTGCCGGAGttgacaatgttgagaaggctgagagaGTACTGAGGTTTGGTAGCCTCTTGCTTGAGGGCAGTCtcagctgttggtgatgattgttgATTAGTTTCCAATCAAACCCGCGGGGCAACGAAGTAGTGGGACAGGGCAACGGATCAAGTACCTTTACGATGCTCTGTGGGATCGAGAGTTGCGTCAAGAAGTTGAGCGATCTGGCCAATATcggcagccatgatgaggatgtATTAATAGGGGGACTCTTAAGAGGGAAGCGTAaaggacgaagagaagaaagaaatgagCGGTGGTGATGCGGAAGGACAAGTTTGGAGGTAGGTAGTAACAAGAGCTGAGAGGTTGCAAGTTCAGGTTGACAAGCAAATCAAAGCTCGGGCGGCTCTAATTTTTTCTGGGTCTCCATTGGCGAGATGCTATTGGCAGTAAATGGCTTCGAAGCCTTCAGCGGCCAGCTAGCCCAGGCAGTCGAGCTGCAGTTAATGGGCTTTGAAGCTAGTCACGCTAAGAAGAGCTCCAGGTCAATACTCAAGGTACAAGGGCCAAAGGGCTTCTGCTTTTGTCTTAGATGACAAAAATACTAATGTAAGCCTAGTACAGATCTGGGAAatctcagtctcatcgtTTTTGTCGCCTCGCTTTGCAGTCAAGGAGTTTCTTTCTGAGGACTACCTCGTAGCTAGGTACTGCGTATAATAGTAACCAAATTGACCGTACTATGCCTACCATGTATTAGCAGTAATACAGCTCATCGTGGACCCAGAGACTTGTAAAAAATAAGTATTAAGGAATCCAATGACTGAGAACATAGGTTGTGGGGGCTATGGTTCGCATTACTCTACACTAGTGTGGCCTGGTAATAGAACTAGAAGCTAGGTAAGTACTGACCCTTCGTTGCATCCGTGAAAAACAACTCTGGTTCTGTCCTAAAACGATAGAAAGACAGTATATCTCATTGACTATTCGCTCGACTCAATGACGAAATTAAGCCACGAGATCAGCGTCATGATCTGTCACCCAACTCGGCGACGGAACCCACACTAATACAACCGTAGCAAAGAATACTGCAGGTACGTTGTAACTAATAAGGAACAAAATATCATTGTCTACAGACTCAGGGTCCCTTCACAGTTCCAGATTGGCGCGATTGGCATGCGGTACCTTACCGCCTACAGCTTGGTGGCATGGCGTACATAGTAGACCCTGAGCTGTTCGTGTGCTTCAGGAAACAACCCATTCAATTGTCACCAGGGGGGCCATCTGCTAAGCTTAGTAAGGGGATGCTGCGTTTCCATTAGCTACCCGGTACCTTGGTGGGTAAACGATCAGTATTATACGTTACGGGAAGTACCCTACTGCATTGATCTGCCTTGCCATTGCGTCTTCCCAGAGTTAGGTGGGTGGTATTCACCAAGCGCAAACTTTACCAACTTATTAACGGTAATCTGCCAACATCGTTTCCCATTCTTCAAtattctctcttccctccagCCTCATAAAATCAAATCGCTTCATACATCCATCATAGCAACCTGGTCAGTGATCGAGCACCTCGCGCACTAGCCAGTGTGTCCTTCTGCGAGTCCTGGCCTCTTTTTCTCGCCTTTGCATCCCGCCGATCTGCCCGCCGTGTGGTGCCATCCCGGATCCTCGTCCACCTCCGCGTTATTGGGTCACATTTatcattatcatcattcCTTCTGGTCCCTGACTGAATCTGCACGATACACATTCTCGCAGTCGAAGCCCGATCATCTATAACCTTCATTGATCATTTAATGAACACGCCTTATCCCGTGTATACATACAACTTCTTACAGGCCCATTTCAGGCCTAGGTAGCACATGTTTCGCCGGTGAGACTCGCTTGCGCCGTCTGTCCATTTTGAATTTGCTTTACACTGCATCCGAGACGCCGTTCCGTTTGTCGTACTTGCGACACAAGACAATTCAGCTCGTTTGTCTTGCCTAAACGCTTCGTCGAGCTCTTGAACTTGCCCGATATCCTTGGTGCCCATCACCTTATCGTTGCGACTCTTTTGACGCCCCATGTTGTCTGTTTTGTGTCGATTGATTCGTTCTGCCTTGCCGATGACAATTTCCAATGCACAGGTTTCCGTACCTTTGCTAACATGTTGCGCCGATTAGCCTCACTTAGTCACCAAGACTCCAACGAGACTTCACACGAGCACATGTCACCGCAGCCAGGAGATGGTCCATCATCCCCAGATACGTCCCGTCAGGGTGGCCTTGCGCATGTCCTCCGGGGTCTGACAAGTTCTAAGCTCTCCAAATCTTCGCCGTCTATAGCACCACCCTCTTCAGCAAACGCCCAGCCGACCGCCGAGTTCGTCCAtgctccagcaccagccGTCTCCACAAACCCACCTCATGGGCTGTCCTCTGGTCACATGGAGTcctttgagcttctcaagaatggcTCACCCAACGAGCGCATTGCTGCCGCCAACTCGTTGAAATACGCAATTGCCGAGTACCCTCTCAATCCTGTCTTGGATATTTGGTATGCTGCGAAAGACCTTATCGATCCCGCAAAACCTGCAGCAGCACGGGCAGCTGGCTGGGAGCTCCTTACGGAATGTGTGAAGCATGAGGCCTCTTCTGACCTCGAACGGCAAGAATATTTCACAACCCTGTCAGCTCCTGCAAACTCGGAAGATTTTCACCTACAGTTGGCTGCTCTTGTTGACCTAACCCGACGCGGCCGAATTTTGACAGGCTTCGATTatgagcttcttcctcttttgaCTAATTGGCTATGGGAATCCTATAACGTGGTGCGTGCAGCTAGAAGGAAAGCGTCTCGGAGTTCAAAGGGCGCTGCTCGAAATCGTGCTGTCGCTTCTGGCGAAGAAAAAAACCTCGCTCAGCTATTCTACTTTCTCATCGACGTCATAAagttcagcttcaacaatgCAGACGAATCTGCTGTGACAGGATTGATCGATCGACTACTGGCAATTTGCATGAGCACAAGCGTGGAAGAGGATCTCAGATCGAGCATAGCGGTCATTGATGCAATTGTAACGTTTGGGTCTATACCAGAAGATAAGCTCAAAGGCTGTGTTCAAGTGCTTAGCTCTATCTATTGTATGGTGGGAAGCCTTCAAAAAGACTCCTGGAATACGCTCTCAAATCTGTTCAGAAGCCATAATGGACAGGCGACCATCCGCATTTTATTGGATATTCTACGAAATAATCCTACAAACGGGGCCAAGGAGAAAGATGTTAACCGAGAGATACGCGGCGCCCTTGCCGTACTGCAAAAGGTCCTGTCCAAAAGCTCGGAGAACGGCTATCCGGGGATACCTTTCGCATTGCTGGCGGACGGTCTTGCCATAGTTGCGAAAACCGGCACTTCCATCAAAACTCCGACAGCTATTCTTCAGTTGCTTAATGCTCTATTTGACGATGGCAAAGGTCATATACATCGCTTAATCCTCGACGAGGACTGGTCCGTAATACTCGAGGCTGCCGCGACATGCTCCAAACGAGCAATACCTGGGCCGCGCGACTCTGATGGATACCGCAGCCCTGTCAGGGacgagaagcctgaggaaGCTCTGAGCCGAGAACTTATAATCCTCATCAAGCAGCTTGATGTGCTCATTAACCAAAAATCGGATGTGTTTATTCCTCGGGCAACCATTATTTCGTTTCTAACCGAAGTCCATCAATTTCTCCCTGACGAAACTGCATCGTCTGTCTTGAATTACTTTCAGCAGTTCAGATGCTGTTCACCTTCAGATCTCCAATGGGAGGAAAATCTAACTTTGGTTCTAAAAGGATTCTTTGGCAACAGAGATCGGTCCTCACAGATTAGGCTTCGAGCCTTGGAAACCATCATGGACGCCTACGAAGTCGTGGATCTAGTGGGCGATGATCCCGAAGAGAGCTTCATCCCACAACTGGCTAAGAGCATCCTTCAGGATGTTTCTGAAGAGACGGATGTGCTGGTCCTTGAAGGAATCATGTCGCTCATGGTTTCAGTTGTAGTATCGTGTGACATGGAGTTATTCGACTATATCGTCGATGCGCTCCGAGGCATTGTTATTGgcgacaagctcaaatcACCGATTCCATCGTCAGCATCTCATAGTCCGTTCGCTCAAGGATCTTCCGAAGAGCATCTGCCACAAGGACAGTCGCCATCAAACGTGGTTGCCAAGGGCTACGTGAAGATATTTGTGCAGACTATGGATTATGACAGTGCGAAATCCTTGAGACTATATCATGCGCTGATAAACATTGTGAAGTCGAGTCACTGCGAGGTCGATGCTCGGTTGACCGCTATGAAGCTCTTGTTCAGGCTGCGTGCTGATTGGGCCAACCGAATTTTCATCGCAAAGACACTTGAGACTAATTTTGTTGCCGCCTCCTTGTGTCGAACCCCTGAAACATacgccaagaagcaggccGAGGAAGCTGTACAGTCTATACGCTTGTTAAGAAATGAACATGGTGGGTCGTCCAGGTCTGCTCGCGGCATTTCGTTCAGCCAGGGGCAAGGCCATGAAAGAGGCATGCCAGTTCGCTCTGCAagtgttgctgctggaagTGGCCTGCTTGGCAGTAGTGGTAGTGCAGCTCGTTATCACCAGCTTTGGAGCCTTCCGGACCCAGAGGCTCTACCTGACACCGTGACCGGCGTGTTTAGCCCAGTTCTAGTTTCTCACAGCCCTAGCTCCGCTGAACTCgtgatggatgaagaagtccaagagaCCAAAACGAATATTGAGACTACTGCCCTCGATATTGCCGCTTGGCTCGAGGCTGTCCTCGGCTTGTTGCACGGTTGCGACTGGGAGGTGTACAGTTTTGCACTGGTTCACCTTCCATCACAACTCAGCAACCATGCCATTTTTAGAGACGCCATTCCCCAGATTCAGGAGCTGCGAAGACTCATTTGCGAGCAAATCCGAACAAACTCCTTCCAAGAGCCTCCAAATGCCTC
This region of Fusarium verticillioides 7600 chromosome 3, whole genome shotgun sequence genomic DNA includes:
- a CDS encoding hypothetical protein (At least one base has a quality score < 10), whose amino-acid sequence is MDNLEGMLLVPPDRGQILGRAVWKLRYVVVGRRNIRGGPSQSQFIPNGRNNSLGGSRSFPKLPIEESCILIYKHKDDNEPIQQWPVNSITDCQVQQINHRKQGPVLPTLVISVADKEKKRRSSRAAGLISSSKEASATTLWFRTPPDDHHVSLHEWARNILARKSPMSPESPMSPQFSNPFASMSRDASDYFSRPTSGNKSGRSDPRSLQHKSSINTQSTTTTNTTTRERPLTFSSESPSLRSKRSDVSSPSSNNYPIQQMNFPIPGQHYTTVLPTDLPSPVNTTGDYQGEFIEGWTSAQGRSSTMSSPTRGRGSIGSQPPHPSIAAIESSSPPGPRETILDRAFQMRCIPGSEREVPGEEKLSSLARFDALMREADDKMKQRAEAERAQQLAMRSAFEASDSSSQDDDSDSDDLDEDAYGGVPDRRGPALIPSTTQRALQFIADRRDPAPLSPSSRSSVSRTPIIPQPPPIRPHTAHAKTRPNPTQRTNSTPQMIANMARLELTAPPSMVSDDSSLRSNGDKRLSTSSTATKRRTLVGGVPGEAARSTSSPRPYHVGH
- a CDS encoding hypothetical protein (At least one base has a quality score < 10); translation: MDNLEGMLLVPPDRGQILGRAVWKLRYVVVGRRNIRGGPSQSQFIPNGRNNSLGGSRSFPKLPIEESCILIYKHKDDNEPIQQWPVNSITDCQVQQINHRKQGPVLPTLVISVADKEKKRRSSRAAGLISSSKEASATTLWFRTPPDDHHVSLHEWARNILARKSPMSPESPMSPQFSNPFASMSRDASDYFSRPTSGNKSGRSDPRSLQHKSSINTQSTTTTNTTTRERPLTFSSESPSLRSKRSDVSSPSSNNYPIQQMNFPIPGQHYTTVLPTDLPSPVNTTGDYQGEFIEGWTSAQGRSSTMSSPTRGRGSIGSQPPHPSIAAIESSSPPGPRETILDRAFQMRCIPGSEREVPGEEKLSSLARFDALMREADDKMKQRAEAERAQQLAMRSAFEASDSSSQDDDSDSDDLDEDAYGGVPDRRGPALIPSTTQRALQFIADRRDPAPLSPSSRSSVSRTPIIPQPPPIRPHTAHAKTRPNPTQRTNSTPQMIANMARLELTAPPSMVSDDSSLRSNGDKRLSTSSTATKRLSFTEFTKRLSSTSSLLFVQTNASGRSSRRSSEVDLQPSPLPCGTLNPERIVVPMRDRDRDQNSGDVTARCGWRNSVGVVSRDGTFF
- a CDS encoding hypothetical protein (At least one base has a quality score < 10) — translated: MISSPPNIQAQLGDAISVIADSDFWRRWDTLTQELVSRFSATDPKVNVGVLEVAHSIFARWRPLFRTDELYMEINHVIETFGQAFVQLLVTTDKKIAENNDKKEVLHGWFEALDLQIKILHDMSCHDLPPIFEENLGSISELLHKYLTYSNPLLETDDDTETSIVDTVKADICEILELFTVKYDEDFSKYCQPFIEKAWNLLSSTGPETKYDLIVSKALHFLTAIASSAQHSGIFNSEDVLTQIVEKVILPNVALRESDIELFEDEPIEFIRRDLEGSDTDSRRRSATDFLRKLQERFEAPVTTVVSKYITHYLSQGSSDWKSKDTAIYLFLSIAAKGAVTAAQGVKTVNPLVNVVEFFEQHIAQDLISTQGIEPISKVDAIKYLYTFRSQLSKEQWKVALGPLIQNLNSDNYVVYSYAAIAVERVLFLTDDLGNPMFPRADIEPFAKDLLGHLFKLIEKESSPAKLQENEFLMRCVMRILIVIKDGAIPLLDNVLTHLILITNVMKQNPSNPRFYYYHFEAIGALVRYCAPSNAALFNEKLWGPFHQILVEDVTEFMQYVFQILAQLLESSPSETISENYKALLVPLLNPTLWETRGNVPACTRLLSAVIPRASKAIQAEGQIAPVLGIFQKLLSGKKSEVLAFDILDSIVKSFEPAVLNDYFGTILRLVYTKLQGTPAESLKLRFVRFYHLVSARLEAGYGADYFIQQSNSVEDGVFTKVYPTFVLGETDKIARPVDRKVAVVSLTKTLCDSSAFAQQFAKGWANSCRKLLSLLVNPPTVAAGAGDEVVAEADVDDIGFGMSFTALNTCRGLAKDDFPEILDVTKWVKEYMASANQRHGGAIERFVSERLSPEEQEAIAKYIQ
- a CDS encoding hypothetical protein (At least one base has a quality score < 10), which produces MAADIGQIAQLLDATLDPTEHRKAETALKQEATKPQYSLSLLNIVNSGTLPPKTRLAAALAFKNFIRTNYVDEEGNYKLPQDEVQVIKERLIGLMISSPPNIQAQLGDAISVIADSDFWRRWDTLTQELVSRFSATDPKVNVGVLEVAHSIFARWRPLFRTDELYMEINHVIETFGQAFVQLLVTTDKKIAENNDKKEVLHGWFEALDLQIKILHDMSCHDLPPIFEENLGSISELLHKYLTYSNPLLETDDDTETSIVDTVKADICEILELFTVKYDEDFSKYCQPFIEKAWNLLSSTGPETKYDLIVSKALHFLTAIASSAQHSGIFNSEDVLTQIVEKVILPNVALRESDIELFEDEPIEFIRRDLEGSDTDSRRRSATDFLRKLQERFEAPVTTVVSKYITHYLSQGSSDWKSKDTAIYLFLSIAAKGAVTAAQGVKTVNPLVNVVEFFEQHIAQDLISTQGIEPISKVDAIKYLYTFRSQLSKEQWKVALGPLIQNLNSDNYVVYSYAAIAVERVLFLTDDLGNPMFPRADIEPFAKDLLGHLFKLIEKESSPAKLQENEFLMRCVMRILIVIKDGAIPLLDNVLTHLILITNVMKQNPSNPRFYYYHFEAIGALVRYCAPSNAALFNEKLWGPFHQILVEDVTEFMQYVFQILAQLLESSPSETISENYKALLVPLLNPTLWETRGNVPACTRLLSAVIPRASKAIQAEGQIAPVLGIFQKLLSGKKSEVLAFDILDSIVKSFEPAVLNDYFGTILRLVYTKLQGTPAESLKLRFVRFYHLVSARLEAGYGADYFIQQSNSVEDGVFTKVYPTFVLGETDKIARPVDRKVAVVSLTKTLCDSSAFAQQFAKGWANSCRKLLSLLVNPPTVAAGAGDEVVAEADVDDIGFGMSFTALNTCRGLAKDDFPEILDVTKWVKEYMASANQRHGGAIERFVSERLSPEEQEAIAKYIQ